GCTACAGGATTCCGCCGAACTACGATTCGATGATCGGCAAGCTGATCGTGCACGGCTTCGATCGCAAGACCGCGATCGCGCGGATGCGCACCGCGCTCAGCGAAACCGTGATTGAAGGCGTCAAGACCAACCTGCCGCTGCAGCAGCGCATCATGGCGGACTCGGGTTTCAAGCACGGCGGGCGCAACATCCACTACCTCGAAAAGCGCATCCGCGAGCAGAAAGAAAAAGGCATGGGGCTGGGGAGCTGAGATCTACCCCCTTCCGCAGGAAGGGGGTCGCGTGCCGAAGGCACGCGGGGGGATGTATTCGATACGCACACATCAAAGCCATCCCCCTCGATCCCCCTTCGTTCCGAAGGGGGAGGAAAATCGGTTGCCCAATCTGCGCGCGATAACCATGCCCTGGCTCGAACTGCGACTCACGATCGACGCCGCGCAGCAACCGCGCGCGGAAGCCGCGCTGGAGGAACTTGGCGCGTTGTCGGTGACGCTGATGGACGCCGACGCCGACACGCCCGACGAGGCCGCGATCTTCGAACCGGGCGTCGGCGAAACGCCACTGTGGCGCTCGCTGACCTTGCTCGCGTTGTTCGACGCCGATGCGGACCGTCGCGGCCTCGTGCACCTGCTGCACGACGCACTGCCCGAACTCGCGCCGGATCGCGTCGCGTTCCGCGAAGTCGCCGACCAGGATTGGGAACGTGCGTGGATGGACCGTTACCAGCCGATGCAATTTGGGCGGCGGTTGTGGATTTATCCCTGGAACGTGGCACCGCCGCACGATGATCGCGAATCAATCATCGTTCGTCTCGATCCCGGCCTCGCCTTCGGCACCGGCACGCATCCGACCACCGCGCTGTGCCTGGAATGGCTGGATGGCCTCGATCTGGCAAACAAGACCGTCATCGATTACGGCTGCGGTTCCGGCGTACTCGCGATCGCCGCGCTGAAGCTCGGCGCCGCGCGCGCGATCGGCATCGACAACGATCCGCAGGCGCTCACCGCCACGCGCGACAATGCTGCGCGGAACGATGTTGCGGAAAGGCTGCACGTTTGCCTGCCCGATGAACTTCCCCGCGACACGCGCGCCGACGTGTTCGTCGCCAATATCCTTGCCGGGCCGCTCGCCGAACTTGCACCGCTGTTTGCGTCGCTCTGCAAACCCGGTGCGCCGTTCGCGTTGTCGGGCATCCTGGCCGGACAGGAAACCGAACTGCTGGAACGCTATCGCGCCTGCGGTTTCGCCGACCTGCGCAGCGCGCGCCGCGAAGACTGGATCCGCATCGACGGCGTGCGCGGGTAACACTTCGCCACACGCGCCGTGGCCTACAATCGCGGCATGTACACCCAGTGCCCGCAGTGCCGGACGATTTTCGAGATCGACGAGGATGCCCTGCAGGCCTCGCTCGGCATCGTCCGCTGCGGCCACTGCGCCGAACGTTTCGATGCGCTGCGCACCCTCAGCGATACGCTGCCGACGGATCTTGACACAACGCTGCCGGAACATGATCCCGATGCGCTCGCGCCGACGCTAACCTCGGCGGTGTCGCCCGAGGCCATGCAGGCGGCGGCGAAACCCGCGCGGCCGTGGGCGACATCATCGTCCGGAAACGATTCCGCCACACACGTCGGCGAGGCATGGTTCGACGCGCTGGCGGGCGATCGCACACGTGCGCTGATCGCGGACGCGGCGGGCCTTCCGCCCGAAGCGATACAGGGCGACGCGGCATGGCAACTGACCGACGTGCCGGTGCAGACGCGCTTTGCCGAGCTCGACATCATTCCGATGGCGAATGGCGAAGACGCGATGAAAACCGGCATTCCGGACGCCATCCCGCCTGCATCCGCCGATGCCGAAGCAGCCGAATCGGAACCATTCACCGACGCGTGGGGATTGGACATCCCCGAGGTTGAGGTCACCGAAGCTGCGCCATCCGAAGCGGCGTCGGCCATCGGCGAGGCCGAATCGTTGCCTTCGGAAGATGCGCCGGCGGAATTTGTGGATGATCTCGACGCCGCGGTTGACCTGCCCACCCCTGAAATCGAATCCGGACCCGATGCATGGCTGCCGGAAGGCGAGTTCCAGGCGGGTAACGGATCGACTCCACACGCCGACATCGCGGGCCACGAAGACCTCGCATCGATCGAATCGCAGGACGAAGCTGCAACCGAGGAATCAGAAGCCGCCGAACCCGTCTATGTCCCGCCGCGCCGGCGCCGCATCCGCCGCAGCGATGGGTTGTGGGCGCTCGGTTGCGTGGTGCTGGCACTGGTGCTCGCCGCGCAGATCGCCTGGGCCAGCCGCGTGGCGCTGGTTCGCGATCCGACGACGCAGGCGCAAGCGCTGCGCATCTGCGCGCGCGTCGATTGCCGGCTGCCGCCGATCCGCGACATTGCCAAGCTGGAACTGCTCTCGCGCGACATCCGTCCCGACCCCGACGCGGCCGGTGCGCTCGCGATCACGGCGACGTTCCGCAACGATGCGCCCTTCCGCCAATCGTGGCCAGTCGTGGTGGTCGAACTGACCGACCTCGACAACAACGTCGTCGCGATGCGCCGTTTCCGGCCGCCGGAATACATGCCCGATCCGGCCCGCCGCGCCGCCGGCATCGCGCCCGGCGCGACCGCCGCGGTGGCGTTCGAAGTTGCCGATCCGGGCAAGCGCGCGGTGTCGTTCCACTTCGGCTTCGATTGATCCCGCGGGGCTGCTAGACTCGTCGGTTCGCGCTCGTCCGCGCGGCACGCACGCCCGTCCAATCCCGTCGATCGTGGATACCCGCTCCCCGCCTTCCGCACCAACCGTCCAGGCCGAACCGCCACGCATCGGCAGTCCGACGCTGGGCGAGTGCATGGCGTCCAGCGCGCGCCGCTATCTCGCCGACCTGGACGGCACGCCTTGCCGCGAGGGCCTGTATGCGCGGCTGCTGCGCGAAGTGGAGGCGCCGTTGCTGCGCGAAGTGCTGGCGTGGAGCGAAGGCAACCAGTGCCGCGCCGCCGAGGTGCTGGGCATCCATCGCGCCACGCTGCGCAAGAAACTGCGCGAACTCGGCATCGTTTGACAGGGGGAAAACGCATCTCCATGACAGGATCGGGCATCATCACCGCGCGCCGCGCGCTGCTCAGCGTTTCCGACAAGACCGGCCTTGCCGACATCGGCCGCGCGCTGCACGCGCTGGGCATCGAGATCGTCTCCACCGGCGGCAGCGCGAAGGCGTTGCGCGAGGCCGGCGTGCCGGTGCGCGATGTCAGCGAACTCACCGGCTTTCCCGAAATCATGGACGGCCGCGTCAAGACGCTGCATCCCAAGGTGCACGGCGGCCTGCTGGGCCGGCGCGGCATCGACGACGCGGTGATGCTGGATCATTCGATCACGCCGATCGACCTCTTGATCGTGAATCTCTATCCATTCGCGCGCACCGTCGCCAACGCGGGCGTGACGTACGACGATGCGATCGAACAGATCGACATCGGTGGTCCCGCGATGCTGCGCGCGGGCGCCAAGAACCACGAACGCGTGGCGGTGGTCTGCGAGCCGGCCGATTACGGCGAACTGGTCGAGACGCTGCGCCGCGATGGCGGCACCTCGTTCGAGCAGCGTCGCCGCTTCGCCGCCAAGGTGTTCGCGCACACCGCGCGCTACGACGGCATGATCGCGGACTGGCTGGCGACGCGCGCGAACGGCGAACCGGGCGAGGCGTATCCGCCGACGCTGCACCTGGCGCTGCACCGCGCGCAGGAAATGCGCTACGGCGAAAACCCGCACCAGGCCGCCGCGTTGTACCTCGATGGCCGGCCGACCGCCGGCACGGTGGCGGGCGCTTCCGTGCTCACCGGCAAGGAGATGTCGTACAACAATTTCGTGGATGCCGACACCGCGCTGGAATGCGTGAAGGCCTTCGACAAGACGCCCGCCTGCGTGATCGTCAAGCACGCCAACCCCTGCGGCGTGGCGCTCGATCCGGATCCCCTGCGCGCCTACGAGCGCGCATTCGCGTGCGATCCGACCTCCGCGTTCGGCGGGATCATCGCGTTCAACCGCGCGATCGACGGCGCGCTGGTGCAGAAGATCCTCGCCAACCAGTTCGTCGAAGTGCTGGTCGCGCCTGCGTTCGACGAGGAGGCGCTGGCCGCGTTGCGCAAGAAGCCGAACGTGCGCGCGCTCGCCACCGGCGAATGGCCCGAAGCCTCGGCCAGCGTCGTGCAACGACAGTTGCGCAGCATCGGCGGTGGCGTGCTGGTGCAGGATTCCGACGCCGACACCTTGATGCTTTCCGACCTGAAAGTGGTCAGCAAGCGCGTGCCCGACGCCGAACAATTGCGCGACCTGCTGTTCGCCTGGCATGTCGCGATGTTCGTGAAGTCCAACGCCATCGTCTTCGCGAAGGATGGCGCCACGATCGGCATCGGCGCGGGCCAGATGAGCCGCGTCGTCAGCGTGAAGATCGCCGCGATGAAAGCCGCCGAGGCACGGCTGTCCACGCAGGGCAGCGTGATGGCGTCGGATGCGTTCTTCCCGTTCCGCGACAACGTGGACATGGCCGCCGGTGCCGGCGTGCGCGCGATCATCCAGCCAGGCGGTTCGATGCGCGACCAGGAAGTGATCGACGCTGCCGACGAACACGGCATGGCGATGGTGTTTACGGGGACGCGGCATTTTCGTCACTGAAGTGACGAAAATGCTCTTCTCGCCATCCTTGGCGACTGGATCGTGCAACATCGGCTCGACTTCCTGTCTCGCCGTGTTGCTCCCGCCCTGCGCATTCCATGCTCCGGGCGCTCGCCGTCGCGCGATCTGCCCCCGGCAGATCGCAAGCGCGACGCCTCGCCCATGGCCGGGATGACGGTGTAACGTAACGCTCGACGACCCGATTCCTCCCCTGCAAGGAGAACGATCGTGCGTTACGAACTGTATTACTGGCCGACGATCCAGGGCCGCGGCGAATTCGTGCGCCTCGCGCTGGAAGACGGCGGCGCCGATTACGTCGACGTCGCACGCTTGCCGGAGGGTTCGGGCGGCGGCACCCCGGCACTGCTGCGCATGCTCGACGATCCGGCGGCGGGGCATCCCTCGTTCGCGCCGCCGTTCCTGAAAGCGGGGCGCCGCCTGATCGGACAGACCGCGAACATCCTGCTGTTCCTCGGCCCGCGCCTTGGGCTCGCGCCGCGCGACGCCAGCGGACAACTATGGGTCCACCAGTTGCAACTGACGATCAGCGATCTCGTTGCGGAAATCCACGACAGCCACCACCCGGTCGCGAGCAGTCTGTATTACGAAGACCAGCGCGAGGAAGCCAGGCGGCGCAGCGCATTCCTGCGCCGCGAACGCCTGCCGAAATACCTCGGCTGGTTCGAACGCGTGCTGGCGGACAACGCGCGCGGACGGCAACGCTCGCTCGCCGGCAGCGCAACCACGTACGCCGACCTGTCGCTGTTCCAGATCGTCGAGGGCCTGCGTTACGCGTTTCCGCGCGCGATGCGCAAACTGGAACCCTCGCTGCCGCGCACCGTCGAACTGCATGCGCGCATCGCGGCGCGTCCAGCGATCGCGGCTTACCTCGCTTCGACCCGCCGCATCCCGTTCAACAATGACGGGATCTTCCGTCGTTATCCGGAGCTTGACGGCTGAGACGTAGCGTTTGCGCGAGGCGTGCTACTGCCCGCTCGTCGAAGCCTCGGCCGGCGCGCTGCCGGCCGGTTTCTTCGGACCGCCCCACTTGTAGATGTCGTAGTACACCGGCGATACCGGCCCCTGGTTCGGATCGCGCACCAGGCTGCCATTGGTGCTGTCGACCTTGTACACCTGCGTGACGCCGTGCCTGGGCGTGACGCGCACCATGATCACCTGGCCGCCGCGGCGGTATTCCTCGATGGTGTCGCCGTTGGCGTCGGTGCGCGTGGTCACGTTGGTGCTGTCACGGCCGCCGTTTCGCCCCGCAGGTGCAACCGAAGGCGGAATACCGGTGCTGGGCAACGGGACGTCCTGCGGCTTCTCGCCGGGATCGTTGATGTCCGGCGGCGGCAGCGCCGAACCCGGCGGCGGCGCCGCGGAAGACGCATGCGCCAGAACCTGCTGGGCGTGTGCGGCGGGCAGGCCCAGCAGCAACGCACTCGCGACAAGCCAAGGCAGAACTTTCACGGCGCATCTCCCGATCGACAGTTTGCTGCGCAGCATACACGCACCCGCGTGAGTCCGGCGTGCATGCGACAATTGGGGTCTGCTGACGCTGCGCCACATGGCCGCGCCGTCGGCCCTTTGCCTGCAGGGCAAGGAAGAGTGAGGAAGATGTATGTCGATACATAGACGAGCGATGACGCAGCCATGTGGGCAAAGGGCCACGGCCCGAAGGGTTGCTCCGCAGCGGCCACCATCCATCGGCGCGCGCCTTGACCAGAGAACCACTCTGGTGCTGCGGCGCGCGCCTCGTCTGGCGACCGCTGCGGAAGCAACGCGGCTCATGTGGCGCAGCGTCAACAGACCCTGAGATGGCAAAGCTCACGCTCATCGACGGTTCCAGTTACCTGTACCGCGCGTTCCACGCGTTGCCGCCGCTCAGCAATGCCGCGGGCGAGCCGACCGGCGCGCTGTTCGGCGTGGTCAACATGCTGCGCGCGACCTTGAACGAAAAACCCGATTACGCGGCCTTCGTGGTGGATGCGCCCGGCCGCACCTTCCGCGATGACCTGTATCCCGAATACAAGGCCAATCGCCAGCCGATGCCCGACGACCTGCGCGCGCAGGTCGAGCCGATGATGAAGATCGTCGAAGCACTGGGCTTTCCGATCCTGCGCGTGGATGGTGTCGAAGCCGACGACGTGATCGGCACGCTGGCTACGCGCGCCGCCGCGGACGGCATCGACGTCGAAGTCTCAACCGGCGACAAGGATTTCGCGCAACTGGTCGGGCCGCGCGTCACGCTGGTCAACACCATGTCGCGCAGCCGGCTGGATCGCGACGGCGTGGTCGAAAAGTTCGGCGTGCCGCCCGAGCGCATCGTCGATTACCTGGCGCTGATGGGCGATTCGATCGACAACATCCCCGGCGTCATCAAGTGCGGTCCCAAGACCGCGGCGAAATGGCTGAACGAATACGGTTCGCTGGACAACGTGATCGCGCGCGCCAGCGAAGTCGGCGGCAAGATCGGCGAAAACCTGCGCGCCGCGCTGCCGCACCTGCCGCTGTCGCGGCAACTCGCGACCATCAAGACCGACGTCGCACTGGACGGCGGACCGCGCGACCTCAAATTGCGCGAACGCGATGTCGATGTATTGCGCGACCTGTATGCGCGGTATGAGTTCAGGCAGGCGTTGAAGGAGCTGGATGAAGCGGGACCGGGGACTGGGGACCGGGGACCGGAGGCTTTCAAGCGTTCTGCAAGTGCTGATGCATCGGCTCCGATTGCCACGAACGATACGCAATCGACACCACAGCCAGCGACTGGTCCCCGGTCCCCAGTCCCCGGTCCCGCAAACTACGAACTGATCACCACCCGCACACAACTCGATACTTGGCTGGAGAAACTCCGCGCCGCCGAACTCATCGCCTTCGACACGGAAACCACGTCGCTGGATCCGATGCGCGCGCAACTGGTGGGCTTGTCGTTTTCGGTGAAAGCCGGCGAGGCGTGCTACATCCCGCTCGGCCACGACTATCCGGGCGTGCCGGAACAGCTTGCCCTCGCAGAAACGCTGCAGGCGCTGAAACCGATTCTTGACGATCCGAAGCGTCCGAAAATCGGCCAGCACGCCAAGTACGACTGCAACGTGCTGTCGAACTACGGCATCGAGGTGCGCGGCATCGCGTTCGACACGATGCTGGAATCGTACGTGCTGAACGCGACCGCCAATCGCCACGACATGGACACGCTGGCCAAGCGCTGGCTCGGCTACGACACCATCCACTACGAGGACGTCGCCGGCAAGGGCGCGAAGCAGATTCCGTTCTCGCAGGTCGATCTCGAAACCGCCTGCCGCTATTCGGCTGAAGACGCCGATGTCACCCTGCGCCTGCACCACGCGCTGTGGCCGCGGCTCCAGGAACAGCCGTCGCTCGAAAAGGTCTTCACCGGCATCGAAATGCCGCTGGTGCCGGTGCTGGCGCGGATGGAACAACGCGGCGTGCTGATCGACGTCGCGGGCCTCAAGCGCCAGAGCAACGAACTCGGCAAGCGCATGCACGCGCTGCAGGCGGACATGCAGCGGCTGGCCGGGCGCGAATTCAACGTCGATTCGCCGAAACAGTTGCAGGCGCTGCTGTTCGACGAACTGGGCCTGCCGGCCGCGGTGAAGACGCCCACCGGACAGCCGTCCACCAACGAGGACGCGCTGGAGGCGATCGCGCACCAGCACGAGCTGCCGCGGATGATCCTAGACTACCGGCAACTCGCCAAACTGCGTTCGACCTACACCGACAAGCTGCCCGGAATGGTCAACCCGCGCACGGGCCGCGTGCACACCTGCTACCACCAGGCCGCGGTCGCGACCGGACGCGTGTCGTCGACCGATCCGAACCTGCAGAACATCCCGATCCGCAGCGAGGAAGGCCGGCGCATCCGCGAAGCCTTCATCGCACCGGAGGGCTGGCGCGTGCTGGCCGCGGATTATTCGCAGATCGAACTGCGGATCATGGCGCACATGTCGGGCGATCCCGGTTTGACGCACGCCTTCACGCACGATCTCGACGTGCACCGCGCCACCGCCGCCGAGGTGTTCGGTGTCGCGCTGGACGGAGTCGACGCCGAGCAGCGCCGCGTCGCCAAGATGATCAACTTCGGGCTGATGTACGGGATGAGCGCGCACGGCCTCGCGCAGCGGCTCGGCATTCCGCGCGGCGAAGCGGCGGAATACGTGCAGCGCTATTTCGAGCGTTATCCGGGCGTGAAGGCGTACATGGATTCGACGCGCGCGCGGGCCAAGGGCGAGGGCTACGTCGAAACCCTGTTCGGTCGGCGGCTGTACCTCGAATACATCCATTCACGCAATGCGGCGCAGCGCGCGGGCGCCGAGCGCGCCGCGATCAACGCGCCGATGCAGGGCACCGCGGCCGACATTATCAAGCGCGCGATGGTTTCGATCGACGGCTGGCTGCACGACCGCGGCGACGACGCGCACATGCTGATGCAGGTCCACGACGAACTGGTGTTCGAGGTGCGCGAGGATGCGCTCGACGCGGTGCGCGAAGGCGTCCGCATACGTATGCAGAACGCCGCGGAACTCGCGGTGCCGCTGTTGGTCGATGTCGGGGCAGGGAAGAGTTGGGGCGAAGCTCATTAGAGCGCCGCTGATTTCGCTCGTCATCCCGGAATCGAAGCGATATCCGAGGCCCAGCGCCTTTGCATTTCAGTTCATTGCAAAAGTCGTTGGGTCCCGGCTTTCGCCGGGGTGACGAGTGGTGAGTTTGACGGTTCGATAACAACTTCGCGCAGCACATCGCTTCATGGTTGTGGCTTTTTCATGGCAAGGCCGCTGCAGCCCGATGCGACAAGGGTTTGCACGCTACGACGCGCGAGCCGCAAAATCGTTTGGACGTCCAAACAC
The genomic region above belongs to Rhodanobacteraceae bacterium and contains:
- a CDS encoding Ribosomal protein L11 methyltransferase, coding for MPNLRAITMPWLELRLTIDAAQQPRAEAALEELGALSVTLMDADADTPDEAAIFEPGVGETPLWRSLTLLALFDADADRRGLVHLLHDALPELAPDRVAFREVADQDWERAWMDRYQPMQFGRRLWIYPWNVAPPHDDRESIIVRLDPGLAFGTGTHPTTALCLEWLDGLDLANKTVIDYGCGSGVLAIAALKLGAARAIGIDNDPQALTATRDNAARNDVAERLHVCLPDELPRDTRADVFVANILAGPLAELAPLFASLCKPGAPFALSGILAGQETELLERYRACGFADLRSARREDWIRIDGVRG
- a CDS encoding DNA polymerase I codes for the protein MAKLTLIDGSSYLYRAFHALPPLSNAAGEPTGALFGVVNMLRATLNEKPDYAAFVVDAPGRTFRDDLYPEYKANRQPMPDDLRAQVEPMMKIVEALGFPILRVDGVEADDVIGTLATRAAADGIDVEVSTGDKDFAQLVGPRVTLVNTMSRSRLDRDGVVEKFGVPPERIVDYLALMGDSIDNIPGVIKCGPKTAAKWLNEYGSLDNVIARASEVGGKIGENLRAALPHLPLSRQLATIKTDVALDGGPRDLKLRERDVDVLRDLYARYEFRQALKELDEAGPGTGDRGPEAFKRSASADASAPIATNDTQSTPQPATGPRSPVPGPANYELITTRTQLDTWLEKLRAAELIAFDTETTSLDPMRAQLVGLSFSVKAGEACYIPLGHDYPGVPEQLALAETLQALKPILDDPKRPKIGQHAKYDCNVLSNYGIEVRGIAFDTMLESYVLNATANRHDMDTLAKRWLGYDTIHYEDVAGKGAKQIPFSQVDLETACRYSAEDADVTLRLHHALWPRLQEQPSLEKVFTGIEMPLVPVLARMEQRGVLIDVAGLKRQSNELGKRMHALQADMQRLAGREFNVDSPKQLQALLFDELGLPAAVKTPTGQPSTNEDALEAIAHQHELPRMILDYRQLAKLRSTYTDKLPGMVNPRTGRVHTCYHQAAVATGRVSSTDPNLQNIPIRSEEGRRIREAFIAPEGWRVLAADYSQIELRIMAHMSGDPGLTHAFTHDLDVHRATAAEVFGVALDGVDAEQRRVAKMINFGLMYGMSAHGLAQRLGIPRGEAAEYVQRYFERYPGVKAYMDSTRARAKGEGYVETLFGRRLYLEYIHSRNAAQRAGAERAAINAPMQGTAADIIKRAMVSIDGWLHDRGDDAHMLMQVHDELVFEVREDALDAVREGVRIRMQNAAELAVPLLVDVGAGKSWGEAH
- a CDS encoding IMP cyclohydrolase/phosphoribosylaminoimidazolecarboxamide formyltransferase, with the protein product MTGSGIITARRALLSVSDKTGLADIGRALHALGIEIVSTGGSAKALREAGVPVRDVSELTGFPEIMDGRVKTLHPKVHGGLLGRRGIDDAVMLDHSITPIDLLIVNLYPFARTVANAGVTYDDAIEQIDIGGPAMLRAGAKNHERVAVVCEPADYGELVETLRRDGGTSFEQRRRFAAKVFAHTARYDGMIADWLATRANGEPGEAYPPTLHLALHRAQEMRYGENPHQAAALYLDGRPTAGTVAGASVLTGKEMSYNNFVDADTALECVKAFDKTPACVIVKHANPCGVALDPDPLRAYERAFACDPTSAFGGIIAFNRAIDGALVQKILANQFVEVLVAPAFDEEALAALRKKPNVRALATGEWPEASASVVQRQLRSIGGGVLVQDSDADTLMLSDLKVVSKRVPDAEQLRDLLFAWHVAMFVKSNAIVFAKDGATIGIGAGQMSRVVSVKIAAMKAAEARLSTQGSVMASDAFFPFRDNVDMAAGAGVRAIIQPGGSMRDQEVIDAADEHGMAMVFTGTRHFRH
- a CDS encoding Glutathione S-transferase; its protein translation is MRYELYYWPTIQGRGEFVRLALEDGGADYVDVARLPEGSGGGTPALLRMLDDPAAGHPSFAPPFLKAGRRLIGQTANILLFLGPRLGLAPRDASGQLWVHQLQLTISDLVAEIHDSHHPVASSLYYEDQREEARRRSAFLRRERLPKYLGWFERVLADNARGRQRSLAGSATTYADLSLFQIVEGLRYAFPRAMRKLEPSLPRTVELHARIAARPAIAAYLASTRRIPFNNDGIFRRYPELDG
- a CDS encoding DNA-binding protein Fis, producing the protein MASSARRYLADLDGTPCREGLYARLLREVEAPLLREVLAWSEGNQCRAAEVLGIHRATLRKKLRELGIV